The DNA window TCAGCTATACCAAATTCCATGAGCAGTTTTTCTAATTCCGAAATGTCCAGGGGCTTGGGAATGATAAATTTCTGGTTGCCCTCAATAGCCTTTGCCAGCGCCCGGTATTCATCGGCCTGACCCACGGTGGGATCAAAATCTATAACCGTCTTTTTATTAATTTCCGCACGCTGGACCATATTGTCCCGGGGCACAAAGTGGATCATCTGGGTTCCCAGTTTTTCTGCGAGGGCTACGATAAGCTCATCCTCCCGGTCGGTCTTGCGGCTGTTGCAGATAAGCCCCCCAAGCCGTACCTTGCCGGCTTCGGCGAACTTCATAATGCCCTTACAAATATTGTTGGCGGCGTACATGGCCATCATCTCCCCGGAACAGACGATGTAGATTTCCTCGGCCTTGCCGTCCCGTATGGGCATGGCAAACCCGCCGCACACAACGTCCCCCAGAACATCGTAGAAGGTATAGTCCAGCTTGTAGCTCTCGTGGAAGGCGCCCAACTGTTCCAGGAGATTAATAGAAGTAATAATACCCCGGCCCGCGCAGCCGACCCCCGGTTCCGGTCCGCCGGATTCCACGCAGCGGGTACCCTTAAAGCCGACCTTAACCACATCGTCCAGGTCCAGGTCCTCGCCTTCGGTCCGCAGGGTATCAAGCACGGTTTTCTGCGCCAAGCCGTTCAGCAAAAGCCGGGTTGAATCCGCCTTTGGATCACAGCCGACTACCATCATATTCCTTCCCATTTCGGCAAGGGCGGCCACCGTATTCTGGGTAGTGGTAGACTTCCCGATACCCCCCTTCCCGTAAACTGCAATTTTTCGCATGTTCTACTCCCCATTTCAATCTTTTGCCGTAATTAAAACAGCATCTATGAGTAAACTAGCAATATCCGTGCCAACTATGCAGATCGATGAAATAATGTTGTAATTTGTCTTAGATCCATGGTAAATTCTCGATTTTTAGACGGAATAACAAAATCCGGAGAAAAAGATTGTAAGAAAAGGCTTACAAAAGCTACAACCGTGATTATCAAACTACATTTTTGTAGGGAAAATTTTCCGGTAAAAATACTCTATAATGTATTTTTATGCAAAATATACTTGATATGATGTATAAATATTGATAGCCTTGTGTACATGGCTGCACCAATAGACATTTCTTGTCCCCTTGAATCCGCTTCTATAAATTGCCCGCGGGATGGGCTTCTGCTGCTTTTTGATATCAGCAGGCTCCTCTCGGAATCGGAAAATATGGAGACCATCCTCAAGCCTATTTTAGACCGCATCGCCTCAAACCTCGGTATAATCCGGGGGATGATCACCATACTGAATCGGAACAAGGGGGAAATTGCCACCGCCGAAGCCTGGGGGCTGGAGCCGTCCCAAAAAAGCAAGGGCCGTTATTCCCTGGGAGAGGGTATCACCGGCAAGGTGATAGAGACCGGTAACCCAGTGGTGATAAAACGCATCGCCGATGAACCCCGGTTTTTAAACCGTACCGGCGCGTGGAATAACGCCGATACCAAAGATATTTCCTATGTATGCGTGCCTATCCATATCGGTACCGAAGTGATAGGCGCCATAGGGGTGGATCTTCCCCATACGTCAGACAGCCTGGATTACGAAGTTAGTATCCTTACCATAGTAGCGGCCTCGATCAGCCAAATTGTCCGGATCCACCAGATGAAGTACGAAGAGATGGAAGCCCTAAAGGTAGAAAATACCCGGCTCCACGAGGAACTCCGTACCCGCTATAAACAGCCCAATTACGTTATTGGTAATTCAAAGATCATGCGCCTCCTGTACCAGCAGATGGAACAGGTCAGCGGGACCAACGCCACCGTATTACTGCTGGGCGAAAGCGGGGTAGGCAAAGAGCGGATAGCCCATGCGGTCCACTACGGTTCCGCCCGGGCGAATAAACCCTTCATCAAGGTAAACTGCGCCGCTATCCCGGAAAGCCTTATTGAAAGCAGCCTCTTTGGCCATGAGAGGGGATCCTTTACCGGCGCGGTGGCCCAAAGGAAGGGCTATTTTGAACAAGCCGACTGCGGCACCATATTCCTGGACGAAATCGGAGAGCTGCCCCCGGAAGCGCAGACCAAATTCCTCCGGGTTCTCCAGGAACGGGAATTCGAGCGTATAGGAGGTTCCCAAACCATCAAGGTGGATATCAGGGTCATTGCCGCCACAAACCGGGATCTGCTCCATCTCATCCGGGAAGGAAAGTTCCGGGAGGATCTCTATTACCGGCTCAGCGTATTCCCCCTGGTCATACCTCCGCTGCGGGAACGGAAAACGGATATCATGCTTCTGGCGGACCACTTTGTAGAAAAATTCTCCGCCGAGCATAACAAAAAGATCCACGACATTTCATCCTCCGCAGTAAGTTTGATGACCAACTATTCCTGGCCGGGTAATGTACGGGAGCTGGAAAACTGCATCGAGCGGGCGGTGATCCTCTCCGCCGACGAAACCATCCACAGCTACCACCTGCCTCCCAGTTTGCAGACGAAACAAAAAT is part of the Treponema primitia ZAS-1 genome and encodes:
- the nifH gene encoding nitrogenase iron protein, producing MRKIAVYGKGGIGKSTTTQNTVAALAEMGRNMMVVGCDPKADSTRLLLNGLAQKTVLDTLRTEGEDLDLDDVVKVGFKGTRCVESGGPEPGVGCAGRGIITSINLLEQLGAFHESYKLDYTFYDVLGDVVCGGFAMPIRDGKAEEIYIVCSGEMMAMYAANNICKGIMKFAEAGKVRLGGLICNSRKTDREDELIVALAEKLGTQMIHFVPRDNMVQRAEINKKTVIDFDPTVGQADEYRALAKAIEGNQKFIIPKPLDISELEKLLMEFGIAD
- a CDS encoding sigma-54 interaction domain-containing protein, producing the protein MAAPIDISCPLESASINCPRDGLLLLFDISRLLSESENMETILKPILDRIASNLGIIRGMITILNRNKGEIATAEAWGLEPSQKSKGRYSLGEGITGKVIETGNPVVIKRIADEPRFLNRTGAWNNADTKDISYVCVPIHIGTEVIGAIGVDLPHTSDSLDYEVSILTIVAASISQIVRIHQMKYEEMEALKVENTRLHEELRTRYKQPNYVIGNSKIMRLLYQQMEQVSGTNATVLLLGESGVGKERIAHAVHYGSARANKPFIKVNCAAIPESLIESSLFGHERGSFTGAVAQRKGYFEQADCGTIFLDEIGELPPEAQTKFLRVLQEREFERIGGSQTIKVDIRVIAATNRDLLHLIREGKFREDLYYRLSVFPLVIPPLRERKTDIMLLADHFVEKFSAEHNKKIHDISSSAVSLMTNYSWPGNVRELENCIERAVILSADETIHSYHLPPSLQTKQKSRLEDRRTLKEVMETVEKELIEEELRYTRGNVSRAANNLGISERIMGLRVAKYGLKARGAGNGDE